A window from Brucella sp. BE17 encodes these proteins:
- a CDS encoding FAD-binding oxidoreductase, with protein sequence MLNDPRSHGLWEKTAPAAPTTFTLNGEKVVDVVIVGGGFTGLSTALHLAQKSVKAIVLEGMEIGYGGSGRNVGLVNAGMWVMPDDLADVLGEIYGDRLLDVLGNAPQLVFDLIEKHKIACEVERQGTLHCAVGDKGLKELEDRHAQWAPRGANVKLLDAKETQAKVGTGAYAGSLLDLRAGTIQPLAYVRGLAHAALVAGAEIFTSSPVIGAEEHNGKWRVKTANGSVVADWVVVATNAYTNVPWVEVRAELVHLPYFNMATRPLSDNLRKSILPERQGAWDTREVLSSFRFDQQGRLVFGSVGALRNTGAAVHRAWAKKALRRLFPALGAVEFEHEWYGKIGMTDDSLPKFHRLARNVVGFSGYNGRGIAPGTVFGKLLAELVSGQIAEDDLPLPVRDPKAQNFRPLREAYYEAGAQMAHIADMLL encoded by the coding sequence GCCTTTGGGAAAAGACTGCGCCCGCCGCTCCGACCACCTTCACGCTGAACGGTGAGAAGGTGGTGGATGTGGTCATTGTCGGCGGCGGTTTTACCGGTCTTTCGACAGCACTGCATCTGGCGCAAAAAAGCGTGAAAGCAATCGTGCTCGAAGGGATGGAGATCGGCTATGGCGGATCGGGTCGCAATGTCGGTCTGGTCAATGCAGGCATGTGGGTGATGCCCGACGATCTTGCCGACGTCTTGGGTGAAATATACGGTGACCGCCTGCTCGATGTGCTCGGCAATGCGCCGCAACTGGTTTTTGATCTGATTGAAAAGCACAAGATCGCCTGCGAAGTCGAAAGACAGGGCACGCTGCATTGTGCTGTGGGTGACAAAGGCTTGAAGGAACTCGAAGATCGCCATGCGCAATGGGCGCCGCGTGGGGCCAATGTCAAACTGCTCGATGCGAAGGAAACGCAAGCCAAGGTCGGAACGGGTGCCTATGCCGGATCGCTGCTCGATCTGCGCGCAGGCACCATCCAGCCGCTCGCCTATGTGCGCGGACTGGCGCATGCAGCGCTTGTTGCGGGAGCGGAAATCTTTACATCAAGCCCGGTGATCGGGGCCGAGGAACACAACGGCAAATGGCGGGTCAAGACCGCCAATGGCTCTGTTGTGGCTGACTGGGTCGTGGTTGCGACCAATGCCTATACCAATGTGCCATGGGTTGAAGTGCGTGCGGAGCTCGTGCATCTGCCCTATTTCAACATGGCGACCAGGCCGCTGTCCGATAACTTGCGCAAAAGCATCCTGCCGGAGCGACAGGGTGCATGGGACACCAGGGAAGTGCTGTCCTCATTCCGCTTCGATCAGCAAGGTCGACTGGTGTTCGGCAGCGTTGGTGCTTTGCGCAATACGGGGGCTGCCGTTCATCGGGCATGGGCGAAGAAGGCTCTCAGGCGGCTGTTTCCAGCTTTGGGCGCGGTGGAATTCGAACATGAATGGTATGGTAAGATCGGCATGACCGATGACAGTCTGCCGAAATTTCATCGTCTTGCCCGCAATGTCGTGGGCTTCTCCGGCTATAATGGCCGTGGCATCGCGCCGGGCACCGTTTTTGGCAAATTGCTGGCAGAGCTTGTTTCCGGCCAGATTGCGGAAGATGATCTTCCACTGCCGGTCCGTGATCCCAAAGCGCAGAATTTCCGCCCCCTGCGCGAAGCCTATTACGAGGCAGGCGCACAGATGGCGCATATCGCTGATATGCTGCTCTGA